Proteins co-encoded in one Bacillota bacterium genomic window:
- a CDS encoding DUF3825 domain-containing protein, whose product MNEPNAYMEFYEFTVVPKGWQSQLDYLESLCLKEDWKFRDPVLSEKSKNKNNPILENYIVHTFQRLKFEEENMKDEEKNSKLFTSDQEACFNTGLFTRNYQYIYAYFEKNTNPYFEVPWYFKGFYEESNAYLERIFPLPRRANYFEDISDLLYDTNLSLRVNIDHIMGNELNKERIPPSVRENPNLTPLFTGAIDIAKKKIEANYKEAVPQYYKNEIQLLIPICLQDPDVVDVALAISKQDNYYAGMTCLTLDMAYNNARLIARPDIYWLKP is encoded by the coding sequence TTGAACGAACCAAATGCTTATATGGAATTTTATGAATTTACGGTTGTCCCCAAGGGGTGGCAAAGCCAGCTTGATTATCTGGAGAGCCTCTGCCTGAAAGAAGACTGGAAATTCAGGGACCCGGTGTTGAGTGAAAAAAGTAAAAACAAGAATAACCCCATTCTGGAAAATTACATAGTTCATACCTTTCAGAGATTGAAATTCGAAGAGGAAAATATGAAGGATGAAGAAAAAAACAGCAAATTATTTACCTCTGACCAGGAAGCTTGTTTCAACACAGGGTTGTTCACCAGGAACTATCAGTACATCTATGCCTATTTTGAAAAAAACACCAACCCTTATTTCGAGGTCCCCTGGTATTTCAAGGGATTTTATGAAGAAAGCAATGCCTATCTTGAAAGGATATTTCCCCTTCCCAGGAGAGCCAATTATTTTGAAGATATCAGCGATCTATTGTACGATACCAATCTTAGTTTGAGGGTCAATATCGATCACATCATGGGCAATGAACTCAATAAAGAAAGAATACCCCCAAGCGTGAGGGAGAATCCCAATTTGACCCCACTCTTTACCGGAGCGATAGATATAGCCAAGAAAAAAATCGAGGCAAATTACAAAGAAGCGGTGCCCCAATATTATAAAAACGAAATCCAGTTGCTGATACCGATTTGCTTGCAAGATCCAGATGTGGTGGATGTGGCTCTGGCTATTTCCAAACAAGACAATTATTATGCGGGTATGACATGCTTGACGCTGGACATGGCTTACAACAACGCCCGCCTGATTGCGAGGCCCGATATCTACTGGCTGAAACCCTGA
- a CDS encoding alpha/beta fold hydrolase, with translation MKKNYRSVMPGAEPFFYRAAGSEIGCLLIHGFGGSPHELKPMGKYLWEQGINAMGVRLKGHGTTPADMRGSTYLEWIDSAREGLKEIKKVCSSVFVAGLSMGGALTLHLAATHPEDIAGIIPICAPSILGGWRARLIPLAPFVNRVIPYLPGIGKTVRDSSVKLVNYFWLPPASIIELLKFIGETNSILPRIKIPALVIASRHDPVVPLDNAEYIMEHISSADKSMFVVDNSLHVVTVDYDKDSVFRETEKFIRKQTSASNVE, from the coding sequence ATGAAAAAAAATTACCGATCGGTCATGCCGGGGGCGGAACCGTTTTTTTACCGAGCAGCCGGAAGCGAGATAGGATGTTTGCTGATTCACGGCTTTGGCGGGTCGCCCCATGAGCTGAAACCCATGGGAAAGTACCTGTGGGAACAGGGGATAAATGCCATGGGTGTAAGGTTGAAGGGGCATGGCACCACACCTGCCGATATGCGCGGATCCACCTATCTGGAATGGATCGATTCTGCACGTGAAGGACTGAAAGAAATCAAAAAGGTATGTTCCAGTGTCTTTGTTGCGGGACTATCCATGGGTGGGGCACTGACACTTCATCTGGCTGCAACACATCCCGAAGACATAGCGGGGATAATACCGATCTGTGCACCATCGATACTGGGTGGATGGCGTGCCAGATTGATTCCACTGGCTCCTTTTGTCAACCGCGTGATTCCCTATCTGCCGGGGATCGGAAAAACTGTCCGTGACAGTTCTGTAAAATTGGTCAATTACTTCTGGTTGCCCCCTGCATCAATAATCGAGTTGTTGAAATTTATCGGTGAAACAAATTCCATCTTGCCCCGTATAAAAATACCGGCATTGGTGATTGCTTCCCGCCATGATCCGGTGGTGCCGCTGGACAATGCCGAATACATAATGGAACATATTTCATCGGCGGATAAAAGTATGTTCGTGGTGGATAATTCCCTGCATGTGGTTACCGTTGATTATGACAAGGACAGCGTTTTCAGGGAAACAGAGAAATTTATCAGAAAACAGACGTCGGCCTCGAACGTGGAATAA
- a CDS encoding cofactor-independent phosphoglycerate mutase translates to MKYIVILGDGMGDYPLERFEGKTPLQIARKPAIDFMAERGLMGTARTVPAGMPPGSDTANLSVMGYDPARYYSGRSPYEAASMGIKMGKKDISFRCNLVTLSDDEPYENKKMVDYSADEVTTDEARILIKELEKNFTAEGIRFYSGKSYRHLMIWEGGPFEWDLTPPHDIIGRNISGHLPRGKGKEIIIDMMVRSFDLLSDHEINRKRAGSGLEPANSIWIWGEGRSPLLPDFKNKYGLSGAVISAVDLIKGLGICAGMESIDVRGATGNLHTDYAGKVKAALEALERGKDFVYLHIEAPDECSHRNEHENKVKAIEFIDRFVVKEMKENMDRKNIDYKILFLPDHFTPLSLRTHTDDPVPFLIYSRGDKIISAGERYCEESAARTGLHIPEGHRLMDFFLGLPGNDDFAARR, encoded by the coding sequence ATGAAATATATTGTGATACTTGGTGATGGTATGGGGGATTATCCCCTGGAACGCTTTGAAGGCAAGACCCCTCTTCAGATTGCGCGGAAGCCGGCCATTGATTTCATGGCCGAACGGGGTCTCATGGGGACGGCCCGGACCGTTCCTGCGGGTATGCCTCCGGGCAGTGATACGGCCAATCTTTCGGTGATGGGATATGACCCTGCCAGATATTATAGCGGCCGTTCTCCCTATGAGGCTGCCAGCATGGGTATCAAAATGGGGAAGAAGGATATTTCATTCAGGTGTAACCTGGTTACTCTTTCAGATGACGAACCGTATGAAAATAAAAAGATGGTTGATTACAGCGCCGATGAAGTAACTACCGATGAGGCGAGGATACTCATCAAAGAACTGGAGAAGAATTTCACTGCGGAGGGGATCAGGTTTTACAGCGGAAAAAGTTACCGCCACCTGATGATCTGGGAAGGGGGTCCTTTTGAATGGGATCTTACACCGCCGCATGACATAATCGGCCGGAACATTTCCGGCCATCTCCCCCGGGGGAAGGGCAAGGAAATAATTATCGATATGATGGTCAGAAGTTTCGATTTGCTCTCGGATCATGAAATAAACAGGAAGAGAGCCGGGAGCGGGCTTGAACCGGCAAATTCAATCTGGATCTGGGGGGAAGGACGCAGTCCGTTACTGCCCGATTTCAAAAATAAATATGGTCTATCGGGGGCGGTTATCTCCGCCGTGGATCTGATCAAGGGGCTGGGGATCTGTGCAGGAATGGAATCGATCGATGTCCGGGGTGCTACGGGAAACTTGCATACGGACTATGCCGGCAAGGTGAAAGCCGCCCTGGAAGCACTCGAGAGGGGGAAGGATTTTGTTTATCTGCATATCGAAGCCCCTGATGAATGCAGCCATCGCAACGAACATGAAAACAAAGTCAAAGCGATAGAATTTATCGATAGATTTGTGGTGAAAGAAATGAAGGAGAACATGGACCGGAAAAATATCGACTACAAGATTCTTTTCCTTCCCGATCATTTCACTCCACTGTCATTGCGAACCCACACTGACGACCCGGTTCCCTTCTTGATTTATTCACGGGGCGACAAGATTATCAGTGCCGGGGAAAGGTACTGTGAGGAAAGCGCCGCCAGAACTGGCCTGCATATTCCCGAAGGTCACAGGCTGATGGATTTTTTCCTGGGCTTGCCGGGGAACGATGATTTTGCTGCCAGAAGGTGA